A section of the Candidatus Desulfofervidus auxilii genome encodes:
- a CDS encoding ABC transporter permease, with amino-acid sequence MNIIPITKVSFKIILKERIFIGSIIVYFLLICLSYFLSELVAGDTVKVFLDFLFSFTMFMIAIFCVFISISNIFTELKERIVYIIFSKPFSRTDYILGKFIGTCLAFILFWLIILLMCYVSIVIVGKLAKLYVPHLVYPTAFLKLCLSYLLMGILLIALGVLFSLIFSSLPLCIISTFFVFLCGLELSPIRELVLKSERISAFHKQLVNVAFYILPNFSIYDLKHTVVHCKEIALPFVYIIKLSLYSILYSIVLLLLATLIIKRKEF; translated from the coding sequence ATGAATATTATTCCTATCACTAAGGTAAGTTTTAAGATTATTTTAAAAGAAAGGATATTTATTGGAAGTATTATAGTTTATTTTTTACTCATTTGTCTAAGTTATTTTTTATCTGAATTAGTAGCAGGAGATACAGTAAAGGTGTTTCTTGATTTTTTATTTTCTTTCACTATGTTCATGATAGCTATTTTTTGCGTATTTATCAGTATAAGCAATATCTTTACAGAATTAAAAGAAAGAATAGTCTATATTATTTTTTCTAAACCTTTCTCTCGAACAGATTATATTTTAGGCAAGTTTATTGGCACTTGTTTAGCATTTATTCTTTTTTGGCTTATTATTTTACTTATGTGCTATGTATCTATTGTAATAGTAGGAAAATTAGCAAAACTTTATGTTCCACATCTTGTTTATCCAACTGCTTTTTTAAAGCTTTGTCTTAGTTATCTTTTAATGGGTATTTTGTTAATTGCTTTAGGAGTCTTATTTTCTCTTATTTTTTCAAGCCTTCCTTTATGTATTATTTCTACTTTTTTTGTATTTTTATGTGGCTTAGAGCTTTCTCCAATAAGAGAATTGGTATTAAAATCAGAGCGTATATCTGCCTTCCATAAGCAACTTGTAAATGTTGCCTTTTATATCTTGCCCAATTTTTCTATTTATGACTTAAAACATACAGTTGTACATTGTAAAGAAATTGCCTTACCTTTTGTTTACATAATTAAACTTAGCCTTTATTCCATACTTTACAGTATAGTTTTACTTTTATTAGCAACATTAATCATTAAAAGAAAAGAATTTTAA
- the hflC gene encoding protease modulator HflC — MRYFFLILLIIFAILIWQSVFIVDQTQQAFLLQLGKPIKKVFGPGLHFKLPFVQQVMRFEKRLLEYDAAPAEILTKDKKNLVVDNYSRWRIVDPLKFYKTVKTIQGAQARLDDIIYAQLRIELGIHSLTEVVSEKRSELMEKVTQRCNKLTAEYGIEVVDVRIKRADLPPENEKFVFERMRAEREREAKRYRSEGKEQAMKIRAAADRERAVILAKAYEEAERIKGEGDMEAIKIYAEAIRQDPEFYAFIKSLEVYQKVFDENTQLIITPQEPFMRFFFKTQKNN, encoded by the coding sequence ATGAGATATTTTTTTCTAATATTACTTATTATTTTTGCCATTCTTATCTGGCAATCTGTTTTTATAGTTGATCAAACACAGCAAGCATTTTTATTACAGTTAGGGAAACCTATAAAAAAAGTGTTTGGGCCAGGACTTCATTTCAAATTACCTTTTGTCCAACAAGTAATGCGTTTTGAAAAAAGACTACTTGAATATGATGCTGCACCAGCAGAAATCCTTACTAAAGATAAAAAGAATTTAGTAGTGGATAATTATTCTAGATGGCGTATAGTTGATCCATTAAAATTTTATAAAACTGTTAAAACTATACAAGGAGCACAAGCTAGATTAGACGATATTATTTATGCACAATTGCGCATTGAATTAGGTATACATTCACTTACTGAAGTAGTTTCTGAAAAACGTAGTGAACTTATGGAAAAAGTAACACAACGGTGTAATAAATTAACTGCAGAATATGGCATTGAAGTTGTAGATGTAAGGATAAAAAGAGCGGATTTACCACCAGAGAATGAAAAATTTGTTTTTGAAAGGATGAGAGCAGAAAGAGAAAGAGAAGCCAAAAGGTATCGTTCTGAAGGTAAAGAACAAGCTATGAAGATAAGAGCTGCTGCTGATAGAGAAAGGGCTGTTATTCTTGCTAAGGCTTATGAGGAAGCAGAGCGTATAAAAGGTGAAGGTGATATGGAAGCTATAAAAATTTATGCTGAGGCAATAAGGCAAGACCCAGAATTTTATGCTTTCATTAAATCTCTTGAGGTTTATCAAAAAGTATTTGATGAAAACACTCAATTAATTATCACACCACAAGAACCTTTTATGAGATTTTTCTTTAAAACACAAAAAAATAATTAA
- a CDS encoding methyl-accepting chemotaxis protein, whose amino-acid sequence MRAVSLKLKVYLLFVVIIILSIFSGVIGIWMTRQMGEQNDLLVIFSHELQETLKIKEKLSFLQTAFIKVSLAHAEKEIKDLEKEINKTEEEIKDEVKRVFYHGTGCFECHSHAEMDELGKETEANLNIFLEIGKKIIKQKKQLIKTLNQDEEKIQQLKLEIEQTIKNELIPAHNTVYFFIEHGIEEGTKFVSQAKNKVTETYNVTRKMLGGTMVFSLLVVFGGFLFSHLQVISPLKKMAISFKGIAENVLSITKAQSENVAKQTSAVAEVGASAEELSRTAEAVAKQTEVIVQVANKALQESEEVKKRTQAAMGFINEIKTQTDKAAGKIMTLGEKIDEIGKVLDLIDEVASQTKLLAFNAAIEAVSAGEAGKRFSIVAKHIKDLADNTSTSAEEIRKLIEDIKSLAHATVLSTEQMQNAVNKGVNQVIVAGEATTKIKEVIQENHEVAQKINIATTQQKASTEQITTAMEELHHLAQEVDKGSKQTVEAMYRLHQEVSSLKKMIEG is encoded by the coding sequence ATGAGGGCTGTTAGTTTGAAATTAAAAGTTTATTTGCTTTTTGTAGTTATTATTATATTGTCTATATTTTCTGGAGTTATTGGTATTTGGATGACACGGCAAATGGGAGAACAAAATGATTTGCTAGTAATATTCTCCCACGAACTTCAGGAAACCTTGAAAATAAAAGAAAAATTAAGCTTTTTACAAACAGCTTTTATTAAAGTTTCCCTTGCTCATGCTGAAAAGGAGATAAAAGATTTAGAAAAAGAAATTAATAAAACAGAAGAAGAAATAAAAGATGAAGTTAAACGTGTATTTTATCATGGTACAGGTTGTTTTGAATGTCATTCCCATGCAGAGATGGATGAATTAGGTAAAGAGACAGAGGCAAATCTTAATATTTTTTTAGAAATTGGCAAAAAAATAATAAAACAAAAAAAACAACTTATTAAGACATTAAATCAAGATGAAGAAAAAATTCAACAATTAAAATTGGAAATTGAACAGACAATAAAAAATGAATTAATTCCAGCCCATAATACAGTTTATTTCTTTATTGAACATGGTATAGAAGAAGGCACAAAGTTTGTTTCTCAAGCTAAAAATAAAGTGACAGAAACTTATAATGTAACAAGAAAAATGTTAGGTGGAACAATGGTTTTTAGTCTTTTAGTGGTATTTGGAGGCTTTTTATTCTCACATCTTCAAGTTATCTCTCCATTAAAAAAGATGGCAATTAGCTTTAAAGGAATTGCTGAAAATGTGCTTTCGATTACTAAAGCTCAAAGTGAAAATGTAGCAAAACAGACTAGTGCAGTGGCAGAGGTAGGTGCCTCAGCAGAAGAATTAAGTCGTACAGCCGAAGCAGTTGCTAAACAAACAGAAGTGATTGTTCAGGTTGCTAATAAAGCACTTCAAGAGTCAGAAGAAGTGAAAAAAAGAACTCAAGCTGCAATGGGATTCATTAATGAAATAAAAACACAGACAGATAAAGCAGCAGGAAAAATTATGACATTAGGTGAAAAGATTGATGAAATTGGGAAAGTATTAGATCTTATAGATGAAGTAGCTAGCCAAACAAAACTTCTTGCTTTTAATGCTGCAATTGAAGCTGTAAGTGCAGGCGAAGCAGGTAAAAGATTTTCTATTGTAGCTAAACATATTAAAGATTTGGCTGATAATACTAGTACCTCAGCAGAAGAAATAAGAAAACTTATAGAAGATATTAAATCTCTTGCTCATGCTACTGTATTAAGCACTGAGCAAATGCAAAATGCAGTAAATAAAGGAGTTAATCAAGTTATAGTTGCTGGTGAAGCTACAACAAAAATAAAAGAAGTTATTCAAGAAAATCATGAAGTTGCACAAAAGATTAATATTGCCACTACTCAACAAAAGGCATCTACAGAACAAATTACTACTGCTATGGAGGAACTCCATCATCTTGCTCAAGAAGTAGATAAAGGGAGCAAGCAGACTGTAGAAGCTATGTACCGATTACATCAAGAAGTATCTTCTTTAAAGAAGATGATAGAGGGTTAA
- a CDS encoding ABC transporter ATP-binding protein — MSIIQVEHLTKEFKKRQHFKIQNLKAVDNISFSVEKEVFGFIGPNGAGKSTTIKLIMGLLKPTSGTISVFGQSVDNVFIKKKIGFLPENPYIYTNLTAYEFLHFCGNAYGFSEKEINKKIDYLLELVDLKPYKKSIISSFSKGMIQRLLIAHTLINDPKLIILDEPMSGLDPLGRNMVSEVIERLKEEGKTVFYSSHILHDVEKFSDRVAVIVKGKIKLMDRVENIVSSFISEYVIIYRKPGSEGVNTTKIKKEKLWEKLDSLKKEKFEIIQVEPYRVSLEDIFVKLAE; from the coding sequence ATGTCAATCATTCAAGTTGAGCATTTAACGAAAGAATTTAAAAAAAGACAGCATTTTAAAATACAAAATCTTAAAGCAGTAGATAATATTAGTTTTAGTGTAGAAAAAGAGGTTTTTGGCTTTATTGGGCCAAATGGAGCTGGTAAAAGCACTACTATAAAACTGATTATGGGACTTTTAAAACCTACTTCAGGCACTATTTCTGTTTTTGGTCAAAGTGTAGATAATGTTTTTATAAAGAAAAAAATTGGATTTTTACCAGAAAATCCATATATTTATACCAATCTTACTGCTTATGAATTTTTGCATTTTTGTGGTAATGCATATGGCTTTTCTGAAAAGGAGATAAATAAAAAAATAGATTATCTTTTGGAGTTGGTAGATTTAAAACCTTATAAGAAAAGTATCATTTCTTCTTTTTCAAAAGGAATGATACAGAGACTTTTAATTGCTCATACACTGATAAATGATCCCAAATTGATTATACTCGATGAGCCTATGTCAGGGCTTGATCCTTTAGGAAGAAATATGGTTTCAGAGGTAATTGAAAGGTTAAAAGAGGAAGGAAAAACAGTCTTTTATAGCTCTCATATTCTGCATGATGTAGAAAAATTTTCTGATAGAGTAGCTGTGATTGTTAAGGGGAAAATAAAACTTATGGATAGGGTAGAAAATATTGTAAGTAGTTTTATTAGTGAATATGTAATTATTTATAGAAAGCCAGGTTCTGAAGGTGTAAATACTACTAAAATAAAAAAGGAAAAACTTTGGGAAAAATTGGATAGTTTAAAGAAAGAAAAATTTGAAATTATTCAGGTAGAGCCATATCGGGTAAGTCTTGAAGATATTTTTGTTAAGCTGGCAGAATGA
- a CDS encoding ABC transporter ATP-binding protein — protein MIIFKDVWKKYYRHHVFHRSLREDIVNLFKRKQKQELKKNEFWALKGISFEIKKGECVGLYGPNGAGKSTILKLIAKVTYPTKGIVNVNGRVAPLIEIGAGFHLDLTGRENIYINGAILGMHINEIRQKISQIIEFSELEEFIDMPVKKYSSGMYLRLGFSIAIHSEADIFLIDEILAVGDEAFQKKCLEKIKKLRKQGKTMLFVTHNRNLMEKIADRIIFMEKGKIVF, from the coding sequence ATGATTATCTTTAAGGATGTTTGGAAAAAATATTATCGTCATCATGTTTTTCACCGTTCTTTGCGTGAAGATATAGTTAATCTTTTTAAAAGAAAACAAAAACAAGAATTAAAAAAAAATGAATTTTGGGCATTAAAAGGGATAAGTTTTGAGATAAAAAAAGGTGAATGTGTTGGACTTTATGGGCCAAATGGAGCAGGTAAAAGTACTATTTTAAAATTGATTGCCAAAGTAACTTACCCAACAAAGGGTATTGTCAATGTTAATGGTCGTGTAGCACCTTTAATTGAAATAGGTGCAGGTTTTCATTTAGATTTGACTGGAAGAGAGAATATTTATATAAATGGTGCTATTTTGGGTATGCATATAAATGAAATTAGACAAAAGATATCTCAAATTATTGAATTTTCTGAGTTAGAAGAATTTATTGACATGCCTGTTAAAAAATATTCATCAGGTATGTATTTAAGGCTTGGTTTTTCTATAGCCATTCATAGTGAAGCAGACATTTTTCTTATTGATGAGATATTGGCAGTAGGTGATGAAGCATTTCAAAAAAAATGTTTAGAAAAGATAAAAAAATTGAGAAAACAGGGAAAAACAATGCTTTTTGTTACTCATAATCGAAATTTAATGGAAAAAATAGCTGATAGGATCATTTTTATGGAAAAGGGAAAAATAGTTTTTTAA
- a CDS encoding tetratricopeptide repeat protein, giving the protein MNIDTFCQIIENKTGLFFNEIKKKYLEQIIKERIAKKHISQEEYLKLLTHPLFSEKEIRKLAELITIIETKFFRHPEQFEALERKIVPEILKQTKNLKIWSAGCATGEEPYSIAMVLAKLSRNLKDFSFKIYATDINSSALKKAEKGVYNRKSISNVPKEYWKYFILNGEQAIVKEEIKALVEFSFLNLIKQPFPVYRFTQTDIIFCRNVFIYFRPESIKRVLQHFYLCLKKNGYLILAPTENLEDFTKNFAIVKYKNTFFYKKVPLIKKEPVITIKPSKIKKEEVLPLDKLKEAKKLADAGLYEESMYICKKILKQYPTLPEVYLLLGIVYYEKGEIKNAIKSLKKAIYLESEFALAYFYLGNIYWQLSMIPEAKKAYQNVIKIPENKAYYGILPHFMETISQKDLVRICQEYLRT; this is encoded by the coding sequence ATGAATATTGATACTTTTTGCCAAATTATAGAGAACAAAACTGGTCTTTTTTTTAATGAAATTAAAAAAAAGTATTTAGAACAAATTATTAAAGAAAGAATAGCAAAAAAGCATATTTCACAAGAAGAATACCTTAAACTTCTTACTCATCCGCTATTTTCTGAAAAAGAAATTAGAAAATTGGCAGAATTAATTACAATTATTGAGACAAAATTTTTCAGACATCCAGAACAATTTGAAGCACTAGAAAGGAAAATTGTTCCTGAAATTTTAAAACAAACTAAAAATTTAAAGATTTGGAGTGCTGGTTGTGCTACTGGTGAAGAGCCTTATTCTATTGCTATGGTTTTAGCAAAATTGAGTCGAAATTTAAAGGATTTTTCTTTTAAAATTTATGCAACAGATATTAATAGTAGTGCTCTTAAAAAGGCGGAAAAAGGTGTATATAATCGTAAAAGTATTTCAAATGTACCAAAAGAATATTGGAAATATTTTATTTTAAATGGGGAGCAGGCTATTGTTAAAGAAGAGATAAAAGCCCTTGTAGAATTTTCTTTTTTAAATTTAATAAAACAGCCATTCCCAGTATACCGTTTTACTCAAACAGATATTATCTTTTGTCGTAATGTTTTCATTTATTTTCGACCTGAATCTATAAAAAGGGTATTACAACATTTTTATCTTTGTCTTAAAAAAAATGGATATCTTATTTTAGCACCAACAGAAAATTTAGAAGATTTTACAAAAAATTTTGCCATAGTTAAATACAAAAATACTTTTTTTTACAAAAAAGTACCTTTAATTAAAAAAGAGCCAGTTATAACTATTAAACCGTCAAAGATTAAAAAAGAAGAAGTTTTACCTTTAGATAAGCTTAAAGAGGCTAAAAAATTAGCTGATGCTGGTCTTTATGAAGAATCTATGTATATTTGTAAAAAAATTTTAAAACAATATCCTACCTTGCCTGAAGTTTATCTTCTTCTTGGTATTGTTTATTATGAAAAAGGAGAGATAAAAAATGCCATTAAAAGTTTAAAAAAGGCTATATATTTAGAATCAGAATTTGCTTTAGCTTATTTTTATCTTGGTAATATTTATTGGCAACTTTCAATGATCCCAGAAGCAAAAAAGGCATATCAAAATGTTATAAAAATTCCAGAAAATAAAGCATATTATGGCATTTTACCTCATTTTATGGAAACAATTTCTCAAAAAGATTTGGTAAGAATTTGTCAAGAATATTTACGTACTTAA
- a CDS encoding response regulator, which translates to MERIKVLVADDEEEIRKLFISLSKVYPEIEVVGVAKNGEEAVKLNKILNPDVILMDLHMPGTNGIEAIQKIMTSHPKPIIVISGFLDKTELYSRLKSLLVGAIDVVEKPFSIEKIAKKIKLFSEIKISKSFPQNKTNKKFKIVAIGASTGGPEVIRKILQPLPSNFPLYIVIAQHISKGDFDKLLVDYLKNNLNLKVELAEEGKMLKKGIVYLAPAERHLEIGSKGEFILKNDYQYLPTPSIDLLFQSVAKIFGEKTIGILLTGMGEDGVKGLKAIKEAGGYTIAQDKNSCVVFGMPKRAIELGIVDKVLPPVQISRMLLNYSKINEY; encoded by the coding sequence ATGGAAAGGATAAAGGTATTAGTAGCTGATGATGAGGAAGAAATTCGCAAATTATTTATTTCTCTTTCCAAAGTTTATCCAGAAATAGAAGTAGTAGGTGTAGCAAAAAATGGGGAAGAAGCAGTTAAACTAAATAAAATCTTAAATCCTGATGTCATCCTTATGGATCTACATATGCCTGGAACAAATGGCATAGAAGCTATTCAAAAAATTATGACTTCTCATCCTAAACCTATTATTGTTATAAGTGGTTTTTTAGATAAAACAGAGCTATATTCGCGTTTAAAAAGTTTGCTTGTAGGAGCTATAGATGTAGTAGAAAAACCATTTTCTATAGAAAAAATTGCTAAAAAGATAAAATTATTTTCAGAAATAAAAATATCAAAATCATTTCCGCAAAATAAAACAAATAAAAAGTTTAAGATAGTGGCTATTGGTGCTTCTACTGGTGGGCCAGAAGTGATTAGGAAAATACTTCAACCTTTACCATCCAATTTCCCACTTTATATTGTAATAGCCCAGCATATTTCTAAAGGTGATTTTGATAAATTATTAGTTGATTACTTAAAAAACAATTTAAATTTAAAAGTAGAATTAGCTGAAGAAGGTAAAATGCTTAAAAAAGGTATTGTCTATCTTGCACCAGCAGAAAGGCATTTAGAGATTGGTTCAAAGGGTGAGTTTATTTTAAAAAATGATTATCAATACCTTCCAACTCCTTCTATTGATTTACTATTTCAGTCTGTAGCAAAAATCTTTGGAGAAAAAACAATTGGAATATTGCTTACAGGTATGGGTGAAGATGGAGTTAAAGGATTAAAAGCTATAAAAGAAGCAGGAGGCTATACTATTGCTCAGGATAAAAATAGTTGTGTTGTATTTGGCATGCCAAAAAGGGCTATTGAATTAGGTATAGTGGATAAAGTATTGCCACCTGTTCAGATTAGTCGGATGCTTTTAAATTATAGCAAAATAAATGAATATTGA
- a CDS encoding ABC transporter permease: MIKIYYRLKSYRDLFLIFIWREFSIRYKQSIIGILWAILQPLSMMLLFTFIFTYVLPTKITDYPYVLFFYAGALPWSFFSSSLNYAIPSLTNHYNLVTKIYFPREILPLSGVVVAFIDFIFASFIYVLLLTLFKAKINLNVFWFIPLFILLFIFTASIAFVLSALNVYYRDVKLASGFLIQLWFFASPVFYSIDKISFKLKIILFLNPLTFIIENMRRCVIEGRGVVWWQFLFMSIFIILLFSISYKFFLITEKKFADVI; the protein is encoded by the coding sequence ATGATAAAAATATATTATCGATTAAAATCTTATAGAGATTTGTTTTTAATCTTTATTTGGAGAGAATTTTCAATAAGATATAAACAATCAATAATTGGCATATTATGGGCAATTTTGCAACCTTTAAGTATGATGCTTCTTTTTACTTTTATATTTACCTATGTTTTACCTACAAAAATTACTGATTATCCTTATGTTCTCTTCTTTTATGCAGGTGCATTACCCTGGAGTTTTTTTTCTTCATCACTTAATTATGCAATCCCAAGTCTTACTAATCATTATAATCTTGTGACAAAAATTTATTTTCCCAGAGAAATATTACCTCTTTCTGGTGTAGTTGTCGCTTTTATTGATTTTATTTTTGCAAGCTTTATATATGTATTATTGCTTACTCTTTTTAAAGCAAAAATTAATTTAAATGTCTTTTGGTTTATTCCTCTTTTTATTCTATTATTTATTTTTACTGCTTCTATAGCCTTTGTTTTGTCTGCTCTTAATGTTTATTATCGTGATGTTAAATTAGCCAGTGGTTTTCTCATTCAACTTTGGTTTTTTGCCAGCCCTGTGTTTTATTCTATAGACAAAATCTCTTTTAAATTAAAAATAATTTTGTTTTTAAATCCTCTTACTTTTATTATTGAAAATATGCGCCGATGTGTAATAGAGGGAAGGGGAGTAGTATGGTGGCAATTTTTATTTATGAGTATTTTTATTATATTGCTTTTTTCTATAAGTTATAAATTCTTTCTTATTACTGAAAAAAAATTTGCAGATGTGATATGA
- the hflK gene encoding FtsH protease activity modulator HflK, with amino-acid sequence MPWDWEEYQQTQEKIPSFIKKWQEKCKQWKKRIKLPLILLILLLLWLISGIYIVSPDEVGVVKRFGKMVRVTMPGPHYHLPYPIETVLKPKVTKVRRIEIGFRTVSVGPPAQYRSVPEESLMLTGDENIVSVEFIVQYRIKDPVAYLFNVKDIPETVKDAAEAAMREIVGKTPIDEILTVGKYRIQQETKELLQKILDRYNAGLKVVAVQLQDVHPPKAVMHAFKDVASAKEDMNKFINEAEAYRNDILPRAKGKAAQIINEAIAYKETKIRKAKGEMERFLSRLKAYKQAPKVIKEQIYLETMEKILAKTKEIVLPEKIEKIILPLGEKTLLKETKEK; translated from the coding sequence ATGCCTTGGGATTGGGAAGAATATCAACAAACTCAGGAAAAAATACCTTCTTTTATAAAAAAATGGCAAGAAAAGTGTAAACAATGGAAAAAAAGGATAAAATTACCACTTATACTATTAATATTGCTTTTACTTTGGCTTATTTCTGGCATTTATATTGTTTCCCCAGATGAAGTGGGTGTAGTAAAACGATTTGGGAAAATGGTAAGGGTAACTATGCCAGGACCTCATTATCATTTACCTTATCCAATAGAAACAGTATTAAAGCCAAAAGTGACCAAAGTAAGAAGAATTGAAATTGGCTTTCGGACTGTAAGTGTGGGGCCACCTGCTCAATATCGTAGTGTTCCTGAAGAATCACTTATGCTCACTGGAGATGAAAATATTGTTAGTGTTGAATTTATTGTTCAGTATAGGATTAAAGACCCTGTAGCATATCTTTTTAATGTTAAAGATATTCCAGAAACAGTAAAAGATGCTGCTGAAGCAGCTATGAGAGAAATAGTAGGGAAAACACCTATTGATGAAATCTTAACAGTAGGTAAATATCGCATTCAACAAGAAACAAAAGAATTATTACAAAAAATCTTAGATAGATATAATGCGGGTTTAAAGGTAGTAGCCGTTCAATTACAAGATGTTCATCCTCCAAAGGCAGTAATGCATGCATTTAAAGACGTAGCAAGTGCTAAAGAAGATATGAATAAGTTTATTAATGAAGCTGAAGCATATCGTAATGATATTTTACCTAGAGCAAAAGGGAAAGCAGCTCAGATCATAAATGAGGCAATAGCATATAAAGAGACAAAAATTAGAAAAGCTAAAGGAGAGATGGAGAGATTTTTAAGTAGACTTAAGGCTTATAAACAAGCACCAAAGGTTATTAAAGAACAAATTTATTTAGAAACAATGGAAAAAATCCTTGCTAAAACCAAAGAAATTGTTTTACCAGAAAAAATAGAAAAGATTATTTTACCTTTAGGAGAAAAAACTTTATTAAAGGAAACAAAGGAGAAATAA